The DNA window TCCCGCTGCGAAATCGTAAAATACGTGTTCTGCAAACCATTCATGATCTGAATTTTTTACAGGACGACAAGCCCGCCTGCAAAACGGCCCGCTACCTGGCTCATATCCAGCGCAATATCGACCGGGCTGATGCCATCGTGTGCATTTCTGAGTTCAGCAAAAACGACGTGCTGACCCACTGCAACACCCACGGCAAGCCAATTTACATGATCTATAACGGAACCAACGATCTGCCCAAGCCATCGCTGGAAGCCCGGTCCTATCGCCCCCGGACGCCGTTTTTGTTCAACGTGGGTGTCATCACCCGCAAAAAAAACCAGCACCGGATTCTGCCCCTGCTGCAAACCAATCCGGCACTGGAGCTGGTCCTGGCCGGACGGCACGACGATAAAGACTACGCTCACTTCGTTCGGCAGCACGCATCGGACCTGAACGTGGAAGATCGGGTGCATATGGTCCATGAAATTACCGACGCAGAAAAGTCGTGGTATTACCATAATTGCCAGGCGGTGGTGATGCCGTCGCTGGCCGAAGGATTCGGCTTGCCCGTCACGGAAGCGATGTCAATTGGAAAACCCGTATTTTTGTCGAAGAGTAGCGCCCTGCCTGAGATTGGCAAAGACCTGGCCTTCTACTTCCACGACTTCGACAACCTGCACGACGACTTTATGGCCGGGATGCAGCGGTACACAAAAGCAGGCAGTCAGATGCAGGAAGCCATGAAAGCGCACAGTGCTACGTTTAACTGGACCGATGCTGCCCGTAAATATATTGAGGTATATCGGTCGCTGATTTAACTGCTCACGCGAACGACAGCGAATGAAGATTTATAGACGGCTGCTGGTGTATGCCCAGCCCTACGGACGATTTTTGGTACCCTTCGTCCTGTTTACCTTGATTAGTGTGGTGTTCAACGTATTTCAGTTCGCGTTGATTATTCCCCTGCTCAACTTTCTGTTCAACCCCGTCAGCACGGCCGATGCGACCCGCTATGCACAGACGCCCACGTTTAGCCTGTCGCCCGATTATTTCAAGGACACGTTCTACCACCTGATCTACCAGGCCAAAACCACCAACCCGCTCTACGTGCTGTATTTCATTGCAGGCATGATCGTGGTGGCCGTTATCATGACCAACCTGTTCCGGTTTATGGCTCAGCAAACGCTGCTCCGTGCCCGTACGTTATTGGTAAAACGGTTGCGCGAAGCGTTGTTTGAGAAGATCAATCACCTGCACCTGGGTTACTTCACCAAAGAGCGTAAAGGTGATCTACTATCGCGGCTCAACGGCGACGTGTATGCCATCGAAAGTGTCGCAAGCAGTTCGGTCGAAGTGGTGTTCAAAGAGCCGTTTATGCTCATTAGCTACTTCGTGGCCCTATTTGCCATCTCGTTTAAGCTGACACTGTTTACGCTGGTCATCATCCCGATTTCGGCGGTCGGTATTTCGGCCGTGACCAAAAAACTCAAGAAAGAAGCGCAGGACGTGCAGTCGTCGATGGGCCGGATGCTGACGCTGATGGACGAAACGCTGATGGGAATGCGGATTCTGCGGGCATTCAACGCAACACCCTTCGTGCTGGATCGCTTCGCCGTCGAAAACGATTTCTACCGCCGGGTAAGCCTCGACAGTTTCAAACGACGCGAACTGGCACCCGCTTTTTCCGAAGCATCAGGCGTATTCGTCGTAGCCTGTATTCTGGTGTTTGGCGGCAGTCTGGTGCTCAGCAGTCAGAGCGATTTACAGGCGAGTTCGTTCATTGCGTTCATCGCCATTTTTTCGCAGGTGATCCGTCCGGCCAAAGCCATTGTGGTTGCCATTACCAACATTCAGCAAGGGCAGGCAGCCGGGGAACGCGTCGTAGAACTGCTCGACAAACCGGTCGAGATTCAGGACAAACCCAACGCCCGGCCGATGCCGCCATTCGCCCGCGAGATTGTATTCGACAACGTCAGTTTCCAGTACGGCGACAAGCCCGTGTTGAAAAATATCAGCTTCACCATCGGCAAGGGCAAGAAGATAGCCCTCGTTGGTCCGTCAGGCGTAGGCAAGTCTACGATTGCCGATCTGATTCCCCGCTTTTACGAAACGGATCAGGGCCGTGTCAGTATCGACGGCGTCGATGTGCAGGACTACACGATGGAGTCGTTGCGGGCGCAGATGAGCTTTGTCACGCAGGAAATTATCCTGTTCAACGACACGATTTTCAACAACATCGCCCTCGGCAAACCCGACGCGAAGCTGGAAGACGTGATCGCAGCGGCCAAAATCGCCAACGCGCATCAGTTCATCATGGACACCGAAGACGGTTATAACACAACCATCGGCGACCGGGGTATCCGGCTCAGTGGCGGGCAGCGGCAGCGGCTCAGCATCGCGCGGGCCGTGTTCAAAAAACCGTCGATTCTGATTCTGGACGAAGCCACCTCGGCACTGGACCTCGAATCGGAAAAGTCGGTGCAGGACGCCCTCGACAACCTGATGGAAGGCCGCACGACGCTCGTTATCGCCCACCGCCTGAGCACGATCCGCGAAGCCGACGAGATCCTGATTATGGAAAAAGGCGAGATCATCGAGCGCGGCAACCACAACGAACTCATCAATCAGGAAAACAGCATCTACCGCCGACTCAACACCATGCACGAGGTGTTGCAGTAAGGTGTAGCCTGGACCTCCCGGTCTGGCGGCCGAAAAATGTAGCCTGGACGTCCACGTCCGGGTGGACGCGAAGCGGCCTGGTGCTGCCGCCTTACACAGTTGCCCTGACGGGCACCCGGACGTGGACCGCACCGGCGGACCGGTCCAGGCTACACAGTCATACTAAGCTACACTTGCCGGCCTCTGGACTTGGAGCGTTTCGCTGGTGCGGTCGCGGCTGTACTCACATAATCAACCGCTTTGTCGAATTTTTCGAGAACGGCTTGCCAGGTGTAATTCTGCTGCACATACCGTTTTCCGTTTTCGGCCATCTGGCTGATATCCTGCGTCAGGATGTTATCGATGGCCGTTTCAAACTCGGCATAGTCGCGGTACGCGTACCCGGCATGACTCGCTTCGATGTGGTCGAGCAGAATTTCGCAGTTGGCGTTGGCAATCACCGGGACGCCAACCGACATACTCTCCAGCGTCACCATCGACAGACTTTCGTAGGGCGACGGCATCAACATGGCTTTCGCACCCAGTAGCAGCCGGGCCTTTACGTCCTCATCGACAAACCCGGCCGGGATGATATCGGGGTGGCCGGGGATATCCATAAACGACTGCCCGACGAGTACCAGTTTCAGCGGAGCCGGATGCTTCTTTTTGTAGCGTAAAAACTGATCGATCATCACATCGCAGCCCTTCGCCTTATCAATCCGGCCGACGTACAGCAGGTAATCAGCATCGGTACCGATCAGTTCAGCCGCTGTTTTCTCCGACACGGCATGGGGCGGCTCAATACCGACTCCCACAACGTCGCTGTGGATATCCTGATTGGCAAAGAGCTGATTAACAAACCGCTGCTCGGCGACAGTATTGTACAAGATAGCCCGTGGCCGGTGAAAAACCGCCGGGAATATGGGCAGGTAGATCGGTTTCTCATCGTGCGCGGTCGGAATGAGAATTGACTTATGCGGAGCGACCGTCAGACCCTCTATCGTGGGATAGTAGAGGTACGTGAAGAAGATCAGTGCATCATACTGCTGATGGTTCTGGCGGAGATACTCAATCAGCTCGGGCGTGTATGGTCCCTGATAACGGGGCCACATGCGAAGGCACTCGTCGACCGCCGGTCCTTTCAGCGAATAGTACTTTTTCTTCAACCACCCCCAGGCACCCCGCTTGTCCATAGCCATCAGTTTACGCAGCTGATGCTCGGTTTGTCCAGACAATTTTGACTGCCGCTCGTAGGCCGTGGCAAAGCGCCTGACGCGAACGCCGTGAATCATCACCGTTTCGGCCGGATACCAGTTAGACCACTTCTGGTACTCGATGGCACAACTCGTCAGCACATCGACCTCATAGGTATCTGTTAGCCGTTCGGCCAGGATACGGCAGTGGTATTCCGCCCCACCATTCACCTCAACGCCGTAGCGCTGCACGATAAAAGCAATCTTTTTCATACGTTGGGCAACGACCGGCAGGCCGTCAGGCAGTTTACCGAAACCAGATCATGCCGAACTGTAGCCGACATTAAAACGAAAAAAGCGTCTGGTACGATAAGCTGAAAATGTATACAAGGCCTGATACTGGTGACAAAGGTAGTATGCCGGACGCGGTAATCAGGCAGGCAAAACCCATATACGTCACTGGTGCGGCCCGACAGTCAGTATAATCTTGCCGATGTGGTCGCTGCTTTCCATCAGTTGCTGCGCCTGAGCCGCTTCGGCCAGTGGGAACGTGCGGTACACGACCGGCTTTACCCGCCCGGCACTTACCAGCGGCCAGACATTCGCCAGCACGTCGGCAACGAGCGCGGATTTTTGCTCGTCGGTGCGGGGTTTGAGCATGCTACCCGTCAGCACGATGCGCTTGCTCATCAGCTCGCGGATATTGATTGTGCTCTCCGGCCCTTTCATCGCGTTGATAAAGGTCAGCCGCCCATCGGTGCGCAGTAGCCGGATATTCTTTTCGGTATAATCACCGCCGACCATGTCCAGAATTACATCCAGCCCATACGGTTTCAGCGCGTCCTCAAAATCCTCGGTTTTGTAGTTGACAACCCGCTCGGCACCCAGCCGTTCGCAAAACGTTTTCTTCTCGTCGTTACCCACCGTAGCAAACGCCTTCGCGCCAAAAGCAGCAGCAAGCTGAATCGCCGTGATACCGATACCACTACTACCCCCGTGTACCAGGAAATGCTCGCCCGCCCGCAGCCGGACCTGCTGAAACACGTTCGACCAGACAGTCAATACCGTTTCGGGCAGCGAGGCCGCGTCGGTCATCGACATACCATCCGGAACGGGCAGGCAGTGCCGCTCATCGACAGCAACGTATTCGGCGTAGCCCCCACCGGGCAGCAGCGCACAAACGGCGTCGCCAGCCCGCCACCGATTCGCTCCAGGCCCACATTGCTCGACGGTTCCGGCCATTTCCAGCCCCGGCACCTGCCCCGACGGGTCGGTACCGTACCCGCCCTGCCGCTGCATGATATCACTGCGGTTTAGTCCGGCTGCCGCAACGCGCACCAGCACCTGTCGGTAGCCGGGTTCGGGTTTGGCTTGTTCCCGTACCTCCAGAACGGCGGAATCGCCGGGGCGGGTAATAACGATAGCTTGCATTTTTGACTAGTTGTAAAGTTGGATGGTTGTAGAGTTGGATAGTTGCTACCGCCGTTATGGCTTGCGCAAGCCAACTTTATAACCTTACGACTTTACAACTCTACAACTATCCCTTTAAACCTTCCCCACGAAGTGACGGTTATCGATTGAGCAGTTAATTCCACTTTTTTTGATTGTACAACATTCATGGCAGAGTCTATTAAAACGGCCCTCGTAACCGGCGGGTCGAAAGGAATCGGGTACGGCGTCGCCGAAACGCTTATACATCAAGGCATTCGGGTGGCCATCACCAGCCGGTCGCAGGAGAGTGCTGACGAAGCAGCCGCGTCGCTCAACAAAATCAAGGAAGGCTACGCGCTGGGACTACAGGCCGATGTGCGTGATCTGGCATCGCAGCAAAAAGCCGTCGAGACGCTGCTCGACAAATGGGGGCAGCTCGATTATGTAATTGCCAACGCGGGGGTAGGTCATTTCGCACCGGTGCAGGAGTTGACGCCGGAGCAATGGCAGGAAACCATCGACATCAACCTGACGGGTGTGTTCTACACGACGAAAGCGACGGTAGCGGAACTGGCGAAAACGGAAGGCTATTTCATCACGATTGCCAGCCTGGCCGGAGCCAACTTCTTCGAGAAAGGATCGGCGTACAACGCCAGCAAGTTCGGCCTGGTGGGCTTCACGCAGGCGATCATGCTCGACCTCCGCAAAGACGGCATCAAGGTGTCTACGATTATGCCCGGTTCGGTCGCGACGTATTTCGACGGCAACGAACCCAGCGATAAGGATGCGTGGAAAATTCAGCCGGAAGACATCGGTCAGATCGTCGCCGACCTGATCAAGATGCCCGCCCGCACACTCCCCAGCAAAGTCGAAGTGCGCCCCTCCCGGCCGGGCAAATAGTCTTTGATAGTTTAAAGTTCAATGTCCAATGTTCAAGGTTTGCTGAAGCGTTAACCTTGAACACTGGACATTGAACTTTAAACCAAACTGACTATTCCCACTCAATCGTCGCCGGGGGCTTCGAGGAGATGTCGTAGACGACGCGGTTGACGCCTTTGACGCGGTTGATGATGTCGTTGGACACATTAGCCAGAAACTCGTAGGGCAGGTGCGCCCAGTCGGCGGTCATTCCGTCGACACTCGTAACGGCGCGGAGCGCGACAACGCGTTCGTAAGTCCGCTCATCGCCCATCACGCCCACCGATTGTACCGGCAGCAGCATAGCACCCGCCTGCCACACTTTATCGTACAGCCCGTCGCGATTCAACCCGTTGATGAACAGCGCGTCGACCTGCTGGAGAATGTCGACTTTTTCGGGAGTGACGTCGCCCAGAATCCGAATCGCCAGACCGGGACCGGGGAACGGGTGACGGCCCAGAATTGCTTCGGGCAGACCCAATGTGCGACCCACAGCCCGCACTTCGTCTTTGAACAGGGTATTGAGCGGCTCCACGACTTTCAGCTTCATGAAGTCGGGCAGACCACCCACGTTATGGTGCGATTTGATCGTTGCCGACGGCCCTTTCACCGATACCGACTCGATCACGTCGGGGTAGATCGTACCCTGCCCCAGCCACGCCACACCCTCGATCTGATGCGCTTCGTGGTCGAAGACGTCGATGAATGTTTTGCCGATGGCTTTGCGTTTGGCTTCGGGGTCGGTCAGACCAGCCAGTGCGGTGTAGAACTGCTCTTTCGAATCGACACCTTTCACGTTCAGGCCCAGCGACTCGTAGGAGGCCAGTACGTCTTCAAACTCGTCTTTGCGCAGCAGCCCGTTATCGACAAATACGCAGTACAGGTTCTTGCCGATCGCCCGGTGAATGAGCATGGCCGCTACCGACGAGTCGACCCCGCCCGATAGGCCAAGTACCACTTTATCGTCGCCGAGCTTTTCCTGCAACTGCGCCACCGTCGATTCCACGAACGATTCCGGGTCCCAGTCCTGCGAGCAGCCGCAGATGTCGACTACGAAGTTTTTCAGCAGTTCTTTACCCTGTAGCGAGTGCGTCACTTCGGGGTGAAACTGAATACCGTACGTCTCTTCGCCCTCAACCTGAAAGGCCGCTACGCGTACGGAATCCGTCGAGGCAATGATATGAAACGACTCGGGAATGCTGGTGATCGTGTCGCCGTGCGACATCCAGACCTGCGAATGCTGATCGATACCGCGCATCAGCGGGCTACCGGCGTCGACGGTGCCGAGTTTGGCGCGGCCGTACTCACGAATCGACGACGGCTGCACTTCGCCCCCGCTGGTGTGGGCCAGCAGCTGGGCTCCGTAGCACACACCCAGCAGCGGTAACTTTTGCCGGAATGCGGCCAAATGCATGTTGGGAGCGCCATCTTCCCGCACGGACGACGGGCTGCCCGACAGGATTACACCTTTAACGTCAGGCGAGATAACCGGGATGTTGTTGTAGGGATGGATTTCGCAGTAAACATTGAGTTCGCGCACCCGGCGGGCAATGAGTTGGGTGTATTGCGAACCGAAATCCAGAATCAAAATCTGTTCGGTGGCCATGGATTGGTCTCTAAAATGCAAAGGTAGGGCATTTTTCCATACGGCGACCCTTTCCCTCCCGAACTAACGACTGACTACCAGCCGACACTGGATACCGCCCCCCCTGTAAGCCAGCGTCAGTACGTATGTGCCGACGGGCAGAGCAGCAACGGAAAATGGCAACACCGATGCCCCCGAACTGACGGCCCGATTCTGCTGTAGCACGGTTACCCCGGCCATATTTGTCAGCGTCAGCGTAACGGGGTCGCCGTTCCAGTCAAGCGGCAACCGGGCGTACACCTGATCGGAGGCCGGGTTGGGGTACACGAGCGACGAGTTATAGATACCACCGGGATTACTTTTCCCCGGCAGTTCCGGCCCCGTCGGTATGTAGAGTACATACTGGAGCGACGCCGTTACGACCGGCGAATAGCTGGCTTCCGCTTTCTGGCTAATGGCCCGAATCCGATACTGGTAGATTGTGCCAATGCGTAACGAGTCCGTGTTGCTCGACTTCCGGCGATCTCTGTAGGTGCTGACCGAGTTGCTCAGCGTGGCAATCTGGCTGAATTTTCCGCTGCTATCGGCCCGTTCGACACCCCAGGAATCAACACCCGTAGCAGGCTGGTTCCAGTTGAGTTGAATGGCTACTGTATCGAGCGGAATGGCCCGCAGGTCGTTGGCAATGGGCAGTGGAGCCGCGATCGGCACCGACTGAAACGTCAGCGCGCGCATTCCCCGTTGATTCCGGATAGTTGGCCCAGCGTAATAACCCAGCTGATTATCCTGGTACGACGATGGCAGATACGTCAGTGTCTGGGCCGTCGTCGAGCGGGCCAGCGTCAGCACAAGCTTGTTACCCACCGCCGACACCGACTGCACCAGCCCCGACTCGCCGGTGGGGTAATTAGTGTAGACAAAGTCGGTCATGCGTTGCGTGTAGGTCCGGCCCGTTTTCGGGTTGGCAATAACCGAATCAGCAGGCCATTTCATCTGCTGCCCCGGCTCAAACTCCATCGTAATTTCGGTGTAGTCGGGCTTGCTGTAGAAGAGCTTGCGCAGGTTCGGCGACCCAACATTACTGGTGTCGGTGCTTTTGTACAGGTCGCGGGCAATGATGCGGTACAATTCCTGACCAAACTGCCGGTAACCGGGCTCGTCGTAATGCAGGCCCTGATAGCCGGGCAGGCCAACCGTCGCGATGGGTACATGGTCGGGGTACACGCTGGTAATCTGCCGTTGAAAATCACGAAGGGTACCGGCCTGCGTCGCCGAGGCATTCGTCAGGATATTCAGCTGCGCCATGTATACCCGCCGAAGTTTGGGGTAATCCTGCTTCCAGTTGCTATAAAGCCGAGCGTACTGAGCAGCGTAGCTATCGCCGGAATTGTTGGCGGCTTCCGCTTCCCCCTGCCGCCAGATCATCACCAGTGGCTGATTGGCCAGACCCGCCCGACGCGTCCGGTACAGCAGCCGCCCGTAAAGCGTCGACAGATTGTCGGGCTCCGTACCGATCCGGATCAGGTGCGTAGCGATGTCCGTTGAGCCAACGGCCCCGTTGATCACAGCGGTCGGGATACTGTCTTTCTGGTAGATATACCGTTGCAGTTCAACGCCCCAGAGACTATTGAATCCTTCCGACGTATTGGTCAGGCACCAGGCCGTATCGGCAGGGTTGTACGCTGAGTTACCGCTGTTGACGCCGAACGACCGACAAAACGGGCTGCCATACGGGTTGTTATCGAAGCGACCGACTGCATTCGACTGCCCCATGATCAGGTACGCGTCGCCACAGACGATGCTGTCGCGGGTGGCCACCCAGGCTGAATCGCCGGGCGCACGATACCGAAACAACTGAAAACTGTACAGGTGTGATTCTGCTTTGATGGAAGGCGTGAAGCGAAACAAGCCAGCCGAGTCGGTAGTTAGGCGAGTATAGCCAACTGGTTTCTGGTCGCGCAGGGTCACGACCGACAGCGTTGCCGCCGTGGGGTCGGTAACGCGCCCACTGATAGACACTCCGCACCGGCTGGTTACCGGGTCGCGCACATAAAGCTGCAACCGGGCAGGCCAGTTGGTTAATGTTACGTTTTGTCCATTACTCCAGTGTGGTGCGAGTAAAGCAATGAAGTAAATACTACGCAGTAAAGCTTTCAATGGTGGGTGTTAGGCAAAATAAGTTGACAAAGCTACCCTGCAATACGCTATAAGTCACCATACTGTGCGTTCATTTTTGCCATCAGCCAAGCAGTTGCGTGTATTTACTGGTAAATCAGGTATTTCTTCCGCATTTGCTGGTAGGTAGCGAGTTGCGGCTGCCAGCTTTTGCGGATTGTTGCTTCCGGTACGCCCGCCGTTAGTTGCAGCCGTAGCTGATCGGTGCCAGCTAGCCGGTCGAAGCCCCCCCCGCCAGAAAGAACGTCGGCTTGTCGGTAGCGCGTTTGTAAAAATCAAACAGGTAGTCGAGCATCAGGCCCGTTTTCGAGATGGGTGCCTGCGTCAGGTCGAGGCCATAGCACAGCTTGCCTTCCTGCGGTGGGTTCATCGCACCGGGCTTGTCAACGGGGGTAAATTCGTAGGGGCCGTACTTCGTAACGGGCGATCCGATCACCTGAAACTGTTTGTCCGTACCGCGCCCGACACTGACGACGGTACCTTCGAAAAAGCAAAGCGACGGGTATAGTAGCACCGCCTGCTGATTGGGCAGGTTCGGCGATGGTCGCAGCGGTAACACGTAGGGGGTCTGGTGCGTGTAGTTTTTGACCGGAATCACTGTCAGCTGGCAGGTTTTGCCGGGGCCGAGCCAGCCTTCGCCATTGATCATTCCCGCCAGTTCGCCCTCCGTCAGCCCGTAGACGACCGGGATGGGGTGCATACCGACGAACGATTTGAATTTGGGATTCAGCACCGGCCCATCGACATAGTGCCCGTTGGGGTTGGGTCGGTCGAGCACGATGAATGGCTTACCAGCTTCGGCGCAGGCTTCCATCACGTAGTGCATGGTGCTGATGTATGTGTAGAACCGGCAACCCACGTCCTGAATGTCGAACAGCACCACATCGAGCGAATCCATCTGCGCGGCCGACGGCTTGCGGTTGGCTCCGTACAGCGACGCGATCATCACACCCGTTTTGGGGTCACGGCCGTTGCTGATTTTTTCCCCGTCGGTCGCTTCACCGCGAAAGCCGTGCTCGGGGGCAAAGATTGTTTTCACCGCAACGCCCAGCGCCAGCAAACTGTCGACCAGGTGCGTTTTACCAATTCGTGACGTGTGATTGACCACCATCCCTACCCGTTTGCCTTTCAGGGCGGGCAGGTACAGCGCGGTCTGCTCCGCACCGGGACTGACAACCGGGCGGGCCGCACTGGCCGAAGCCGTTTTCTGAGTGGACTGACCCTGGCAGGCAATCGACAGGCTAACCAGCGATACGAAAAGCAATCGGCAGACGATAGGCAGCGGCATGGTGTTTAGGAGTGATTTGCACAAAAATAGGCGATTCGACACAAATCCTGCGTCGAATCGCCCACCGGTACCTGAACTGGCTGACAAGGCTGTACCCGATAGCTTCCAGCCGCTCGGCGGTCCGATGTCGGAGCCGCGCTAGCGGCTAACCGGGCGAATCTACTTTAGCCTGACGATTCCGACAGCTGGAAGCTGTCGGGGACAATTCCTCTCCCAAACATCCCCTGACTGGCTAGAGCGTTACCTGTTGAACGGGCGTGTAGAGCAGTTCGGCCACACCCGCTGTTTTCACCCCCAGCCGCACGTAGGCCGTTCCCTTGACTGCGGCTGGCGTTGCCAGCGTGAGCGATAGAGGCTTACTCAGATCAGCCACGGCCGTCCCCGACAAACTGGCACTTCCGGCGTTGTTGGTCGCGTCGACAAACTGGGTCGTTCCGACGTACAGCGTCACCTGTTCAACGGTCCGGCCACTGACGACCTGATTGATCTGAGCGCTGGACGTCAGGTTTGTGCCGCTTCGCTGAAAGGTCGGTGCGCTGATGGTAAAGTACGGCTGTACCGGCACGTCGATCTGCGTCGTGCCGCGCACCTGCACGTTGATCGTATCGGTATTGTCGGCCCAGGGGCCGTTGCCGCGCAGCCGCACCAGCTTGTAATCGCCATCGAAGAGCGAGGCCGAAAAAGAGCCGTCCTGATTGATAAAAACCGGAATCTTCGAGAACAGCTGGTAGCCCCGCTGCCAGAGTTCGAGCTGTACGCCGTTGGTGCGGACTCCCACCGGCTGATTCTGATAAACCACCCGCCCGGTCAGGGTCGAGGCCGGGGGTCGTAGTTGTCGTATTTGCAGGCGCTAAGCAGCGCAGTGGCCAGCAACAGCCCGGCATACACAAGTGCTTTCATAACGAGATCAGTGGAATGGGTTGCGGACGATCTTCGGATTGTTGTTGATAACCGATTGATCGATAGACGAATAGTAATTACCAAACTGGAACTGCCGGGGAGCCCGGAACCGGGGCGCGACCAGCTTCATAAACACGTATTTGTTGTGCCGGGCGGCATCGCCGGGCCGTACAACCCGGTACGGATACAGGGCGTACATCACGGCGTCGGGGTTTGATGGGTTGCCGTTCCAGACGTCGTGGGCGATACGCCAGCGTTTCAGATCCCAGACGCGGTGATCCTCGAACGCCAGCTCGACCCGGCGCTCGTTTTGCAGCCGCCCGATAGTTAGCTCTTTCAGGCTGTTGGCCCCGAAACCCGCCCGTTCGCGCACCCGGTTGACGTAGGTCAGGGCTTCGGCGGTTTGCCCCAGTTCGAGAGCCGCTTCCGATGCGTTGAGCAGCACCTCGCCCAGCCGGAACCGCACCCACCAGATATCACTGCCCACACCCCGCGTACTCGACATTGCCGCCGGGTCCACGAATTTGCGCAGGTAAAAGCCCGTGTTCGTCACGTCGACCTGCGAGCGTTGCGGCC is part of the Spirosoma rhododendri genome and encodes:
- a CDS encoding glycosyltransferase family 4 protein — its product is MTRVIFDCERMKYVNTGLYYYCLNLGKALQQNIYQEQLAVFGPSHTQMAFGPSMPVIQQHSLQKFLMPAVDQYQLWHSTYQSSDYIPLRNRKIRVLQTIHDLNFLQDDKPACKTARYLAHIQRNIDRADAIVCISEFSKNDVLTHCNTHGKPIYMIYNGTNDLPKPSLEARSYRPRTPFLFNVGVITRKKNQHRILPLLQTNPALELVLAGRHDDKDYAHFVRQHASDLNVEDRVHMVHEITDAEKSWYYHNCQAVVMPSLAEGFGLPVTEAMSIGKPVFLSKSSALPEIGKDLAFYFHDFDNLHDDFMAGMQRYTKAGSQMQEAMKAHSATFNWTDAARKYIEVYRSLI
- a CDS encoding ABC transporter ATP-binding protein, yielding MKIYRRLLVYAQPYGRFLVPFVLFTLISVVFNVFQFALIIPLLNFLFNPVSTADATRYAQTPTFSLSPDYFKDTFYHLIYQAKTTNPLYVLYFIAGMIVVAVIMTNLFRFMAQQTLLRARTLLVKRLREALFEKINHLHLGYFTKERKGDLLSRLNGDVYAIESVASSSVEVVFKEPFMLISYFVALFAISFKLTLFTLVIIPISAVGISAVTKKLKKEAQDVQSSMGRMLTLMDETLMGMRILRAFNATPFVLDRFAVENDFYRRVSLDSFKRRELAPAFSEASGVFVVACILVFGGSLVLSSQSDLQASSFIAFIAIFSQVIRPAKAIVVAITNIQQGQAAGERVVELLDKPVEIQDKPNARPMPPFAREIVFDNVSFQYGDKPVLKNISFTIGKGKKIALVGPSGVGKSTIADLIPRFYETDQGRVSIDGVDVQDYTMESLRAQMSFVTQEIILFNDTIFNNIALGKPDAKLEDVIAAAKIANAHQFIMDTEDGYNTTIGDRGIRLSGGQRQRLSIARAVFKKPSILILDEATSALDLESEKSVQDALDNLMEGRTTLVIAHRLSTIREADEILIMEKGEIIERGNHNELINQENSIYRRLNTMHEVLQ
- a CDS encoding glycosyltransferase family 4 protein — encoded protein: MKKIAFIVQRYGVEVNGGAEYHCRILAERLTDTYEVDVLTSCAIEYQKWSNWYPAETVMIHGVRVRRFATAYERQSKLSGQTEHQLRKLMAMDKRGAWGWLKKKYYSLKGPAVDECLRMWPRYQGPYTPELIEYLRQNHQQYDALIFFTYLYYPTIEGLTVAPHKSILIPTAHDEKPIYLPIFPAVFHRPRAILYNTVAEQRFVNQLFANQDIHSDVVGVGIEPPHAVSEKTAAELIGTDADYLLYVGRIDKAKGCDVMIDQFLRYKKKHPAPLKLVLVGQSFMDIPGHPDIIPAGFVDEDVKARLLLGAKAMLMPSPYESLSMVTLESMSVGVPVIANANCEILLDHIEASHAGYAYRDYAEFETAIDNILTQDISQMAENGKRYVQQNYTWQAVLEKFDKAVDYVSTAATAPAKRSKSRGRQV
- a CDS encoding NAD(P)H-quinone oxidoreductase — its product is MQAIVITRPGDSAVLEVREQAKPEPGYRQVLVRVAAAGLNRSDIMQRQGGYGTDPSGQVPGLEMAGTVEQCGPGANRWRAGDAVCALLPGGGYAEYVAVDERHCLPVPDGMSMTDAASLPETVLTVWSNVFQQVRLRAGEHFLVHGGSSGIGITAIQLAAAFGAKAFATVGNDEKKTFCERLGAERVVNYKTEDFEDALKPYGLDVILDMVGGDYTEKNIRLLRTDGRLTFINAMKGPESTINIRELMSKRIVLTGSMLKPRTDEQKSALVADVLANVWPLVSAGRVKPVVYRTFPLAEAAQAQQLMESSDHIGKIILTVGPHQ
- a CDS encoding SDR family oxidoreductase, with product MAESIKTALVTGGSKGIGYGVAETLIHQGIRVAITSRSQESADEAAASLNKIKEGYALGLQADVRDLASQQKAVETLLDKWGQLDYVIANAGVGHFAPVQELTPEQWQETIDINLTGVFYTTKATVAELAKTEGYFITIASLAGANFFEKGSAYNASKFGLVGFTQAIMLDLRKDGIKVSTIMPGSVATYFDGNEPSDKDAWKIQPEDIGQIVADLIKMPARTLPSKVEVRPSRPGK
- the guaA gene encoding glutamine-hydrolyzing GMP synthase, which codes for MATEQILILDFGSQYTQLIARRVRELNVYCEIHPYNNIPVISPDVKGVILSGSPSSVREDGAPNMHLAAFRQKLPLLGVCYGAQLLAHTSGGEVQPSSIREYGRAKLGTVDAGSPLMRGIDQHSQVWMSHGDTITSIPESFHIIASTDSVRVAAFQVEGEETYGIQFHPEVTHSLQGKELLKNFVVDICGCSQDWDPESFVESTVAQLQEKLGDDKVVLGLSGGVDSSVAAMLIHRAIGKNLYCVFVDNGLLRKDEFEDVLASYESLGLNVKGVDSKEQFYTALAGLTDPEAKRKAIGKTFIDVFDHEAHQIEGVAWLGQGTIYPDVIESVSVKGPSATIKSHHNVGGLPDFMKLKVVEPLNTLFKDEVRAVGRTLGLPEAILGRHPFPGPGLAIRILGDVTPEKVDILQQVDALFINGLNRDGLYDKVWQAGAMLLPVQSVGVMGDERTYERVVALRAVTSVDGMTADWAHLPYEFLANVSNDIINRVKGVNRVVYDISSKPPATIEWE